In Dermacentor andersoni chromosome 4, qqDerAnde1_hic_scaffold, whole genome shotgun sequence, the following proteins share a genomic window:
- the Mob2 gene encoding MOB kinase activator-like 2 isoform X2 has product MCAVARAKYRGMFMLNFVWKARRKDKDASSSGGGGQEEPKMYLESTVLECTIPESRLRDLVDLPEGLDYNEWLASHTLAFFDHINLLYGTVSEFCTMSGCPDMTGPGNRQYLWFDEKGKKCKVAAPQYIDYVMTFTQKTVNDESLFPTKFEREFPSSFESLVKKIHGLLLHVLAHLYHAHFREMVLLQLHGHLHSIFAHFTLFNARFNLVDPKDAAVLQDLAVALGLCPPAESANGSPAASSSTPSSSAIAAGSSTDEDSAAAEATPASVAAPMDVSLSPSAMQRSVVTSSIEAAPISMAATTAGSVVPAQ; this is encoded by the exons GAAAGCCCGCCGGAAAGACAAGGATGCATcttcgagcggcggcggcggccaagAGGAGCCCAAGATGTACCTGGAGTCGACGGTGCTCGAGTGCACCATCCCCGAGTCGCGACTGCGCGACCTGGTGGACCTGCCCGAGGGGCTCGACTACAACGAGTGGCTCGCATCGCACA CACTGGCGTTCTTTGACCACATCAACCTCCTGTACGGGACGGTGTCCGAGTTTTGCACCATGTCTGGCTGCCCCGACATGACTGGCCCAGGCAACAG GCAATACCTGTGGTTTGATGAGAAAGGGAAGAAGTGCAAGGTGGCTGCTCCCCAGTACATAGACTATGTGATGACCTTCACCCAAAAGACGGTCAACGATGAGTCCCTCTTCCCAACAAAGTTTG AACGCGAGTTTCCCAGCTCTTTCGAGTCCCTGGTGAAGAAGATCCATGGACTTCTGCTGCATGTCCTGGCGCACCTGTACCATGCCCACTTCAGGGAGATGGTCTTGCTGCAGCTGCACGGCCACCTGCATTCGATATTTGCCCACTTTACCCTCTTCAACGCGCGCTTCAATCTGGTGGATCCCAAAGATGCCGCCGTGCTACAGGACTTGGCCGTTGCCCTCGGACTCTGTCCGCCTGCCGAGAGCGCCAACGGAAGCCCTGCCGCCTCTTCCTCTACGCCTTCCTCCTCGGCCATCGCAGCAGGCAGCAGCACAGACGAAGATTCTGCAGCTGCGGAAGCCACCCCGGCTTCAGTGGCTGCCCCCATGGACGTATCCCTCTCGCCTTCGGCGATGCAGCGATCTGTGGTTACCTCCAGCATCGAGGCAGCTCCGATATCAATGGCCGCTACAACGGCCGGGAGTGTGGTGCCCGCGCAGTAG
- the Mob2 gene encoding MOB kinase activator-like 2 isoform X3 gives MGKARRKDKDASSSGGGGQEEPKMYLESTVLECTIPESRLRDLVDLPEGLDYNEWLASHTLAFFDHINLLYGTVSEFCTMSGCPDMTGPGNRQYLWFDEKGKKCKVAAPQYIDYVMTFTQKTVNDESLFPTKFEREFPSSFESLVKKIHGLLLHVLAHLYHAHFREMVLLQLHGHLHSIFAHFTLFNARFNLVDPKDAAVLQDLAVALGLCPPAESANGSPAASSSTPSSSAIAAGSSTDEDSAAAEATPASVAAPMDVSLSPSAMQRSVVTSSIEAAPISMAATTAGSVVPAQ, from the exons GAAAGCCCGCCGGAAAGACAAGGATGCATcttcgagcggcggcggcggccaagAGGAGCCCAAGATGTACCTGGAGTCGACGGTGCTCGAGTGCACCATCCCCGAGTCGCGACTGCGCGACCTGGTGGACCTGCCCGAGGGGCTCGACTACAACGAGTGGCTCGCATCGCACA CACTGGCGTTCTTTGACCACATCAACCTCCTGTACGGGACGGTGTCCGAGTTTTGCACCATGTCTGGCTGCCCCGACATGACTGGCCCAGGCAACAG GCAATACCTGTGGTTTGATGAGAAAGGGAAGAAGTGCAAGGTGGCTGCTCCCCAGTACATAGACTATGTGATGACCTTCACCCAAAAGACGGTCAACGATGAGTCCCTCTTCCCAACAAAGTTTG AACGCGAGTTTCCCAGCTCTTTCGAGTCCCTGGTGAAGAAGATCCATGGACTTCTGCTGCATGTCCTGGCGCACCTGTACCATGCCCACTTCAGGGAGATGGTCTTGCTGCAGCTGCACGGCCACCTGCATTCGATATTTGCCCACTTTACCCTCTTCAACGCGCGCTTCAATCTGGTGGATCCCAAAGATGCCGCCGTGCTACAGGACTTGGCCGTTGCCCTCGGACTCTGTCCGCCTGCCGAGAGCGCCAACGGAAGCCCTGCCGCCTCTTCCTCTACGCCTTCCTCCTCGGCCATCGCAGCAGGCAGCAGCACAGACGAAGATTCTGCAGCTGCGGAAGCCACCCCGGCTTCAGTGGCTGCCCCCATGGACGTATCCCTCTCGCCTTCGGCGATGCAGCGATCTGTGGTTACCTCCAGCATCGAGGCAGCTCCGATATCAATGGCCGCTACAACGGCCGGGAGTGTGGTGCCCGCGCAGTAG
- the Mob2 gene encoding MOB kinase activator 2 isoform X1, with amino-acid sequence MKLCQFGHTGVARLALFAGWLHGSARLCAGEIAFQQWKARRKDKDASSSGGGGQEEPKMYLESTVLECTIPESRLRDLVDLPEGLDYNEWLASHTLAFFDHINLLYGTVSEFCTMSGCPDMTGPGNRQYLWFDEKGKKCKVAAPQYIDYVMTFTQKTVNDESLFPTKFEREFPSSFESLVKKIHGLLLHVLAHLYHAHFREMVLLQLHGHLHSIFAHFTLFNARFNLVDPKDAAVLQDLAVALGLCPPAESANGSPAASSSTPSSSAIAAGSSTDEDSAAAEATPASVAAPMDVSLSPSAMQRSVVTSSIEAAPISMAATTAGSVVPAQ; translated from the exons ATGAAGTTGTGCCAGTTCGGACACACTGGCGTCGCGCGTCTCGCTCTCTTCGCGgggtggcttcacggcagcgcgcGGCTGTGTGCGGGGGAGATCGCTTTCCAGCAGTG GAAAGCCCGCCGGAAAGACAAGGATGCATcttcgagcggcggcggcggccaagAGGAGCCCAAGATGTACCTGGAGTCGACGGTGCTCGAGTGCACCATCCCCGAGTCGCGACTGCGCGACCTGGTGGACCTGCCCGAGGGGCTCGACTACAACGAGTGGCTCGCATCGCACA CACTGGCGTTCTTTGACCACATCAACCTCCTGTACGGGACGGTGTCCGAGTTTTGCACCATGTCTGGCTGCCCCGACATGACTGGCCCAGGCAACAG GCAATACCTGTGGTTTGATGAGAAAGGGAAGAAGTGCAAGGTGGCTGCTCCCCAGTACATAGACTATGTGATGACCTTCACCCAAAAGACGGTCAACGATGAGTCCCTCTTCCCAACAAAGTTTG AACGCGAGTTTCCCAGCTCTTTCGAGTCCCTGGTGAAGAAGATCCATGGACTTCTGCTGCATGTCCTGGCGCACCTGTACCATGCCCACTTCAGGGAGATGGTCTTGCTGCAGCTGCACGGCCACCTGCATTCGATATTTGCCCACTTTACCCTCTTCAACGCGCGCTTCAATCTGGTGGATCCCAAAGATGCCGCCGTGCTACAGGACTTGGCCGTTGCCCTCGGACTCTGTCCGCCTGCCGAGAGCGCCAACGGAAGCCCTGCCGCCTCTTCCTCTACGCCTTCCTCCTCGGCCATCGCAGCAGGCAGCAGCACAGACGAAGATTCTGCAGCTGCGGAAGCCACCCCGGCTTCAGTGGCTGCCCCCATGGACGTATCCCTCTCGCCTTCGGCGATGCAGCGATCTGTGGTTACCTCCAGCATCGAGGCAGCTCCGATATCAATGGCCGCTACAACGGCCGGGAGTGTGGTGCCCGCGCAGTAG